Below is a window of Cheilinus undulatus linkage group 8, ASM1832078v1, whole genome shotgun sequence DNA.
gctgctgttgtggtTGCTGCTTCTGTGGTTCGatgtgctgcagctgctgctgctgctgctgctgctgctgagctgGCTGTGATTGTAAGTGCTgttgtgatgtttgtgtttggTGTGCCTGTTGTGCACGGTGTTGCTGtggctgtggttgttgttgggctTCAAGCACTCCTAGTAACCTTTGCAAGAGGACATTGTTTTGTTGTAGACTGACTGCTAATGCCTCTTGTGAGGCAACAAGTGTTCTCATGTCCTGTCTGAAGCCATCTGCAAATTCCCGCAAACTCTTTTCTACCCGATTTCCCAGTTGAATTGCTGCTTCCCCTAACCCTCGTAGCTCATCTTCAAGCCAGGAGCTGCGTGGAGGGGCTTCCAGAGGACCCTGCGCTCCAAGTGATGGCTGAGGACTGCTGGGCTGGGGGCTGCCATTAAGGAAAGGAGCACTGTAAAGGGGAGAAGGAGGAAGCCATCGTTCTGATGAAGGAGGTGGCCCTATGCCCAGGCCGAGTCCTAACCCCAATTTGTCCTCCATGCTGTTCTCCACTGGCTCACACTCAGGTTCTCCCATGTCTCTTTCACGCTCAGGATTGTCCTCATCTTTCTCCAAACCATCTCTTTCTGATCCTTCCATTCCTACAACTAAAGAAATGAGAGTAAATATTAggtatatatgtaaatatataatgAACACAGATAATAGATCAGAACAGAAAATTACTTTTCACCTGTGTCCGAGTCAGGGAAGCATGGGAAACTGGGCTTTGGTCtaatgctttgtttttgcctGGTATGTTGAAGCCTGGGGCTCGTCTGGGAAGGATGACCATGCATTGAGGTCCCTCTGCTGGATGGCAGGTAGCAGCTGCGGTGGCGAGCATCTGCTAGCCTGCCTCCATTGCGTCTCTTTAAGTCATCCCATCGCTTCTTCACCTCCCGGAGGGTACGTGGGACTCTTGAAACAGCGTTAACTCTCTCTAGGATTCCTGCCCAGATGCGCTCTCTCTCCCGCCGCCTGAGCCTCCCTGC
It encodes the following:
- the si:ch211-261d7.3 gene encoding myb-related transcription factor, partner of profilin → MTEYYEEGGLLYEQSPPMHIKVESPEGPFGGGASENGFPREDEDSEGSCDQNSGLPGGLPFNVVVVHPNIMAPGMSSDDLLSIEQNRAMSAALAAGGAGKRKSRFSGAELEVLVSEVTRCEGELFGPAGRLRRRERERIWAGILERVNAVSRVPRTLREVKKRWDDLKRRNGGRLADARHRSCYLPSSRGTSMHGHPSQTSPRLQHTRQKQSIRPKPSFPCFPDSDTVVGMEGSERDGLEKDEDNPERERDMGEPECEPVENSMEDKLGLGLGLGIGPPPSSERWLPPSPLYSAPFLNGSPQPSSPQPSLGAQGPLEAPPRSSWLEDELRGLGEAAIQLGNRVEKSLREFADGFRQDMRTLVASQEALAVSLQQNNVLLQRLLGVLEAQQQPQPQQHRAQQAHQTQTSQQHLQSQPAQQQQQQQQQLQHIEPQKQQPQQQQQVDAPLQTQLKNNPQQMPVVTQHSNNQSAVALAPSPSSPDEHSTFPSDPPTDTNGSMQRPRRGRAVDHRRRRRR